In a genomic window of Diadema setosum chromosome 3, eeDiaSeto1, whole genome shotgun sequence:
- the LOC140226656 gene encoding uncharacterized protein has protein sequence MLADYPVAVDYNFSPVQSPLFHRHFDDDLLIPGHYEEDAELPLVENTRLLNELPHLLDDDDVSSISASIQYSEPIEFDDDQRGTPDDIKTCHAGTQDCPISGGGVDDEADSEGFFASISGAYLNSGYLSSLQDASFADTVTLDLLDSPDADLDLCINEGSSIEVTGSDSRRSKATSQRSTSQQRRRQKKKRTEDKRWNEMTVEEQEDVAEHLSAVLRSLLGPRERMEVMSMMSREKRSKLSDNDFVIEAHMLSESMLARLETFLEENEAKGEASDSELLLARPERKRGCGGNGRRRKCASLPASPQHRGSYDEGTSSSIGSKMRSNRQKSLRAWRRRSRKDYRQASKERRSGLFHKEEVLSLSQSIKEEASEEEEIDILG, from the exons ATGTTGGCTGACTACCCAGTCGCTGTAGACTACAATTTCTCACCGGTGCAGAG CCCCCTCTTCCACCGGCACTTTGATGATGACTTGCTGATTCCGGGGCACTATGAAGAGGACGCCGAGCTCCCATTGGTTGAGAACACAAG GTTACTCAACGAACTTCCCCATCTCTTGGATGACGATGATGTGAGTTCCATCTCAGCCAGCATCCAGTACTCGGAACCAATCGAATTCGACGACGACCAGAGGGGAACGCCTGATGATATCAAGACATGCCATGCCGGCACGCAGGACTGCCCCATTTCTGGAGGAGGGGTGGACGACGAGGCAGATTCGGAGGGATTCTTTGCTAGTATCAGTGGAGCTTACTTGAATAGCGGTTATCTAAGTTCTCTCCAAGATGCCAGTTTTGCAG ATACCGTAACCCTTGACCTCCTTGACTCGCCGGACGCTGACTTAGACCTGTGCATCAATGAGGGCAGCAGCATCGAGGTGACTGGATCTGACAGCAGGAGGTCAAAGGCCACAAGTCAAAGGTCGACTTCCCAGCAGAGGAGGaggcagaagaagaagagaacagaGGATAAGAGATG GAATGAGATGACTGTGGAGGAGCAGGAAGATGTGGCCGAACACCTGTCTGCCGTCCTCCGCTCGCTGCTCGGTCCTCGTGAGAGGATGGAGGTGATGTCGATGATGTCTCGGGAGAAACGGTCGAAACTCAGCGACAACGACTTCGTCATCG AGGCCCACATGCTGAGTGAGTCGATGCTGGCACGGCTGGAGACCTTCCTAGAGGAGAACGAGGCGAAGGGGGAGGCGAGCGACTCGGAGCTCCTCCTGGCCCGGCCGGAGCGGAAGCGGGGATGCGGCGGCAACGGCCGGCGGAGAAAGTGCGCCAGCCTTCCCGCCTCCCCTCAACACAGAGGGAGCTATGACGAGGGCACCTCGTCGTCGATAGGCAGCAAAATG AGATCAAACCGACAAAAATCGCTACGGGCATGGCGCAGGAGATCCCGAAAAGATTACCGCCAAGCGTCAAAGGAGAGGAGGAGTGGATTATTTCACAAAGAAGAG GTTCTGTCACTATCCCAGAGTATAAAGGAAGAAGcctcagaagaagaagagatcgATATACTTGGATGA
- the LOC140246964 gene encoding low molecular weight phosphotyrosine protein phosphatase-like produces MAVAANKSVLFVCLGNICRSVTAEALFQEMAEEKGFASDWRIDSAATSTYEIGSLPDSRTNDTLEKNKRKRSKHIARQITKKDFTDFHYIFGFDSSNISNINRVKPSSSKSEVLLMGKYGKNGNEIVQDPYYYDQAAFDTMYEQCERMVKAFIAEVEPGK; encoded by the exons ATGGCTGTTGCAGCGAATAAATCTGTCCTGTTTGTGTGTTTAG GGAATATATGCAGATCAGTTACGGCAGAGGCACTGTTCCAGGAGATGGCGGAAGAGAAGGGCTTTGCCTCGGACTGGAGGATCGACAGTGCTGCCACCTCAACATACGAGATCGGCAGCTTGCCAGACAGTCGCACCAACGATACACTGGAGAAGAATAAGCGGAAACGAAGCAAGCATATCGCCCGACAG ATCACCAAGAAAGATTTTACTGATTTTCACTACATCTTTGGCTTCGACAGTAGTAACATCAG CAATATCAACCGCGTGAAGCCAAGCTCCAGCAAGTCTGAGGTTCTGCTCATGGGGAAGTACGGCAAGAACGGAAATGAGATCGTGCAAGACCCGTATTAT TACGATCAAGCGGCCTTCGACACAATGTACGAGCAGTGTGAGAGGATGGTGAAGGCTTTCATCGCTGAAGTCGAGCCAGGAAAGTAA